Below is a genomic region from Virgibacillus dokdonensis.
AATGAACTACTTCTGGATTAGAGTTATAAAGTAGAGCTACCCAATCTTTCGTAAAATAGATCACCAAGCCAGCAAATAATGCGATGAAAATTCCACCGCTTATTCCAATATACCCATATATACGCGCTTGATCGAAACGCTTAGCTCCAACTTCAAAGCCAATTGCAATTGTTAATGCCATGCCAACGCTAAGGGGAATCATATATAAAAGGGAAGCGAAGTTCATGGCTGCTTGATGAGCTGCAATGGTATACGTGCTGTATGCGCTCATTAATAAAGTGACGGCAGAAAAAATGCTCGTTTCAAAAAACATCGCAGCTCCAATAGGCACGCCAATTTTTAATTGTCCCCACCATGCTTTAAACGATGGTTTGATCCAATAAGATAAAATAGAAAATTTGCGAAATGGATACAGTCGATGAATAACAACGAACGCTATAAGACAAATAAGCCAATAAGTGATTGATGTAGCGATTCCCGCACCGATACCGCCATAAGTAGGTATACCAAATTTACCAAAAATAAACATGTAGTTAAAGATTAGGTTTAATGGTAAGGACAGTAGGATGATAAACATAGAGATTCTGGTTTGACCAAGCGCGTCGATAAAGCTTCGTAATGTATTAAAAATAAACAACGGAATAATACCTGTACTGAGTGCTACTAAATAAAATTTTGCTATGTGTTCAACGTCGTTTTCAAGATCCATTATTTGCAAGATGGGGTCAAGAAGTATGGCTCCAAATAGAAAGACGAAAAGGGCAAGTGT
It encodes:
- a CDS encoding MATE family efflux transporter — encoded protein: MYHTTSLSEKLTLFITIVIPILITQVSMYVMNIFDTMMSGRASAADLAGVAIGSSLWVPIFTGVNGILLAITPIIAQLLGAKSEEQISKKVKQALYLSITLALFVFLFGAILLDPILQIMDLENDVEHIAKFYLVALSTGIIPLFIFNTLRSFIDALGQTRISMFIILLSLPLNLIFNYMFIFGKFGIPTYGGIGAGIATSITYWLICLIAFVVIHRLYPFRKFSILSYWIKPSFKAWWGQLKIGVPIGAAMFFETSIFSAVTLLMSAYSTYTIAAHQAAMNFASLLYMIPLSVGMALTIAIGFEVGAKRFDQARIYGYIGISGGIFIALFAGLVIYFTKDWVALLYNSNPEVVHLTKHFLIYAIFYQLADAFGAPIQGALRGYKDVNATLVIAFISYWVIGLPVGWLLANYTALEPFGYWVGIITGLSCGAIALLTRLLYLQRKCKKKMHA